The DNA window TTCTCGCCCTGGGCGCGGCCGCCGGCGCCCTCTGGGGCTGGCTCCGGCCGGTGACGCTCGCGGAGGCGGCGCGTCTCGCCGACCGCGGCTTCGGATTCCAGGATCGTGTCGCCACCGCGCTGGAGTGGGCCGAGCATCCCGAGCGGACCCCGCTGGTCGGCGCGCTCGTGGCGGACACGGTGACGCGCGTCGAGGCGCGCGACGGTCGGCGCATCATCCGCCGCCTGTGGCCCCGCGAGGCGAAGTTCGTGCCGGTCCCGCTGGCGCTGGGCCTCATTCTGGCCCTGGCGCCGCCGATTCCCCTGCCCACCGGCGGCCTGCCCAACTTCACGGCGAAGACCGACGAGGACGACGCCACGCCCGCCGACCGCACCGGGAAGATCGAGTCCGACGAGAAAACCCGCGCCGCCCGGCGAGACGCGCTCCCGCGCGCCGATCTCCAGGAGCGTACGCTCTCGCCGCGTCAGGGCGGAGGCGCCCCGACTCAGGGCGGCGATCTCGCCGCCGTGTTCAAGGACACGTCGCTCGGCGCCAAGAGCTCGGACTTCAACGCGTTCCTCAAGAAGGGCGACGAGCGGATCCGCATGCTCGAGCAGGTGGACCGGCTCCCCGATCTCCAGCGCGACTTCACCCAGACCCAGAGCAAGGCGCTCTTCCAGAAGGCCAAGGAGCTGCGCGGCGGGCTCAAGGGCGATCAGTTCTCTCCCGAGAAGATGCGCGAATTGATGAACGAGATGGAGAAGCTCGGCCGCAAGGGCGGCGCCGGCCAGGGCTCGCCGTGGGCCGGCGACATCAACGAGGGCATGGAGGCCATGGAGAGCGGCCAGAACGACAAGGCCATGGAGGCGATGGAGCGCGCGCTGAACAAACTCCGCTCGATGGAGGAGTCGGGCCGCGACGGCAAGGGCCTCAAGGGCGGGCGCGAGAACGAGCGGCGGGGCGGTCAGCGCGGCAACGCGCGTGGGCAGAACGCGGGCGGCCCCGGCGACGAGGGTGATTTCCCCGAGGGGGAGGGGCTCTTCCCCGGCAAGGGCAAGAGCGGTAGCCCCAAGGGCGACCCCACCCAGCGCCTCCGCGCCAATCCCTTCGACGTGGGCGTCGAGGGCCAGTCGCGGAGCGGCAGGAAGGAAGGGATGGACACCAACCTGGTGGGCCGGGGCGCCAACACACCGTCGCGTCTGCAATACCTCGGCGTGGTCGGCCAGTACCGGAAGATGATGGAGGAGGCCATCGCGCGCGAGCAGGTGCCGCGCGACTATCAGAACCAGGTGAAGCAATACTTCCAGTCGCTGGACGAAAAGTAGCGTCGTGCCCACGACCGCTCGAGGGCAGGAGCTGCTTTCTCCAGATTTTCTGGCGCAGCTGGAGCGGCTCGCGCTCCTGTCGCGACGCGCGTTCCGCGGGCGCGTCAAGGGCGAGCGCCGGAGCCCTCGCAAGGGCATCAGCGTCGAGTTCTCGGACTACCGTCCCTACGGGCTGGGCGACGACCTCCGCTACGTCGACTGGAACATCTACGGCCGGCTCGACCGCCTCTACGTCAAGTTGTTCGTCGACGAGGAGGATCTCTGCCTCAACCTCCTCCTTGACGCCTCCGCGTCCATGGGCTTCGGCTCGCCCAGCAAGCTCGCCTACGGTGCCAAGCTGGCCGCCGGGCTCGGCTTCGTGGGGCTCGTCAACCTCGAGCGCGTGGGGGTGGGCATGGTCCGCGAGCGGCTCGCCGACGGCGTGGGGCCCTCGCGCGGGCGCAGCCAGATCCTGCCTCTCATGGACTTCCTCTCCCGCGCGCGTCCCGGCGGCGGCACCTCGCTCAACGAGGCGCTCGGCGCCTGGGGTCTGCGCACGCGGGAGCCCGGGCTCGCCGTGCTCATCTCCGACCTCATGGACCCCGCCGGGTACGAGCGCGGCCTCAAGAGCCTGCTCGAGCACCGCCACGACCTCCACGTGATCCATCTCCTCGCCGCCGAGGAGATGAACCCGGTGTGGGGCGGCGACCTCCGGCTGGAGGACGTCGAGAGCGGCGAGACGCGCGACCTCACCCTCGACGCCGAGGCCATGCGGGTGTACCGGGGCCGGCTGCGCGAGTTCCTCGAGCGCGCCGAGGGATTCTGCCGCGCCAACGAGATCGGCTATCACCGGGTGGTCACCGACACCCCGGTGGAAGAGTTCATGCTGCGCCAGCTGAAGGGATTCCTCGTCGGATGAGCTTCCTCTCGCCCCTCTCGTTCCTCCTCGCCACGCTCGCGGTCCCCCTGCTCCTCCTGTACTTCCTGAAGGTGCGGCGCCGGCAGCAGATGGTGTCGAGCCTGCTCCTGTGGGATTCGTCCCTGCGCGACCGCGAGGCGTCCGCGTTCTTCCAGCGGCTGCAGCGCGACCCGCTCATGCTGCTGCAGATCCTCGCCCTGCTCGCGCTGACCCTCGCCCTGGCGCGGCCCGCGGTCACGGTGAGCGGCTACGGGGCGAAGAAGGTCGTGGTCGTGCTGGACGCGTCCGCCTCGATGAAGGCCACCGACGTCTCCCCCTCGCGCTTCGTCCGCGCCCAGCGGGAAGCGCTCGGCCTCGTGAGCCGGCTCGGCGAGGGCGCGGAGGTCATGGTGATCGAGGCCGACGTACAGCCGAAGGTGCTGGTGCCGTTCACCCGTGACCGCGATCAGGTCGTGAGCGGGCTCCGCGGGGCCCAGGCCCATGACCTGCCCAACCGGCTCGGCGACGCCATCCGCACCGCCCGCGCGCTGGTGGGGCCCGACTCACGCGCGGAGATCCACGTCTTCACCGACGGCTCGCATCCCGACGCCACCAAGGGACAGGCCGACGACGTGCGGGTGCGGTGGGTCGGAGTGGGGCAGCGCGGGCGCAACGTCGCCATCACCAACCTCGCGATCCGCCGGAATTACTTCGGGACCTTCGACTCGCAGGCGTTCCTCTCCGTGGTGAACTTCTCGGACGAGTCGCAGACTCTGTCGTTCACCCTGCATATCGACTCGGACCTCATCGCCGAGAAGTCGCTCACGCTCGAGCCGAACGTGCGGCGGGCGGTGGTGCTGCCGTTCAGCCATTCCGGTGGCGGCGTGGTGCGCGCGCGGCTGAACGTCAGCGACGACCTCGAGGCCGACAACGTCGCCTATGCGGTGATTCCGCCGCCACGCGACATCGCCGTGCTCCTGGTGAGCCCGGGCAACCTCTTCCTCGAGAAGGTGCTCAAGAGCGATCCCCAGGTGAAGCTGGAGGTGCGGACGCCCGACGCCTACCAGGGCGGCATGGAGGGGTTCGACGTGGTCGTGGTGGACGGGCAGAGCCCGCCCCGCATCGGGAGCGGCCGCTTCGTGCTCGTGAACACCGCGCCGCCGGACGTGCCCATCGAGGTGCTGGGCCGCCTCGAGTCGCCCGTGATCATGGACTGGGACCGCACCCACCCGATCATGCGGCAGATCGACTTCGCCAAGGTCGCCATCGAGGAGGCGATGCGGGTGCGGCCGCTGGCGCCGGGCAAGACCCTGGTCGAAGCGGTGGGCGGCCCGCTCATCTATCTCCTGGAGGAGCGTGACCGCAAGGCGGTGTTCTTCGGCTTCGACCTCTTCCGGACGGACTTCCCGCTGCGCGTGGCCTTCCCGCTCATGCTCTCGAAGAGCCTCCGGTGGCTGCACCCGGCGGGGCTGGACCAGTCGAGCCTGCAGCTCGCCACCGGCAAGCCGATCCTGCTGCCCGTGGAGCACGGCGTCACGAGCGCGAGCGTGACCACGCCGTCCGGCCGCGTGGTGTCCGCGCAGGTCGCGCGGGGTCTGGCGAGCTTCACCGAGACCGACGAGGTCGGTGTCTACCGCATCGCGACCTCCCGCGGGGAGACCAAGGTCGCGGTCAACATCGCCAGCGCGGAGGAGTCCGATCTCACGCCACGCCCCGTGCCCGCCTTCGTGGAGGGCGCCCGGCCCGACGTCCCGCCGGTGCCGGTGCAGCGCGAGATCTGGCCGTACTTCGTGCTGTTCGCCCTCCTGATCTTTGCCCTCGAGGGCTTTCTCTACTGGCGGCGCCAGACGGGCGGCCAGTACGGCTTGCCGTCCACGACGGGCGATCGCTGGGCGCTGGGCCTGCGGTGCGCGCTGCTCGCCCTCCTGATCATCGCGCTCGCCCGGCCCACCATTCCCCGGTGGGTGGACCGGCTGAACGTGCTGTTCCTCCTGGACGTCTCCGACAGCGTGAGCCTCGCCGCGCGGGAAAACGCGTTCCGCTTCGCCGCCCAGGCCACTCAGTCGCTGCAGTCGGGCGATCAGTCTGGTCTCATCGTGTTCGGCCAGGAGGCGGTGGTGGACCAGCCGCTGCGGCCCTCCCCGCGGCTGGATCGTCCGCAGGTGCAGGTGGGTGGGCGCGGAACGAATCTCGCGCAGGCCCTTCAGCTCGCCCTCGCCACCGCGCCTCCGGGTCACGCCAACCGCTTCGTCCTCCTCACCGACGGGCGTCAGAACGCGGGCAATGCCCTCGCGGTGGCGCAGGCGGCCAAGGACGCGGGCGCGGATATCTACTACGTGCCGGCGCCGCTCGATTTCAAACAGGAGGTGGTCGTCGAGTCGATGGTGCTGCCGACCGAGGTGAAGTTCGGCGAGCCCTTCCAGGCCAAGGTCGTGGCGTGGAGCCAGAGTGACACCCAGGGACGGCTGTCTCTCTTCCGCAACGGCGAGTTCCTCGGCTCGCAGGTCGTGCGCCTCAGCGCGGGGAAGAACGTCTACACCTACAAGCAGTCCCTCGAGCAGAGCGGCATCCACGTCTACCAGGCGTCGATCGACGTCGAGGGCGACACCATCGAGGAGAACAACCGATCGGTCGGCACCGTGGTCGTTCGTGGCCGTCCCCTCGTGCTCCTCGCCGAGAAGGACCGCGCCCAGGCCCAGACTCTCGCCGCCGTCCTCCGCGCCCAGCACGTGGACGTGGAGGTGGTGGAGGCCGAGCGCATCCCCAAGGAGCTGGCGGGCCTGCAGAAGTACGACGGAGTGATCCTGTCCAACGTCTCGTCGCTCAAGATGACCAAGAAGCAGATGGAGAACATCCGCGACTACGTCCGCGATCAGGGCGGCGGACTCATCATGCTGGGCGGCGAGGAAAGCTTCGGCCTCGGCGGCTACTACCGCACCCCCGTCGAGGAAGCCCTCCCCGTGACCATGGAGGTCAAGCAGAAGCTCGAGATTCCGAGCCTCGCGGTGGTGCTCTCCATCGACCGCTCGGGCTCGATGGCCATGACCACGGACTCCAAGGTCACCAAGCTCGACATCGCCAAGGAAGCCTCGCACCTCGTGGTCGATCTCCTCGACGAGCGCAACGAGGTCGGGGTGATGAGCTGGGACACGGAGTTCATCTGGGACTCGCCGGTCCGCTCGGCCAAGGACAAGCAGGCCATCCACAACGCGATCGCCACGATCAAGGCGGGCGGCGGCACCGACGGGTACCCCGCGCTGAAGGAGTCGTACCAGGTGCTGTTCGAGCGCCCGGCCCTCCTCAAGCACGTGATCTTCCTGTCCGACGGCCAGATGACGCGCGGGGACTTCGCCGGACTGATCCGGCGCATGGCCAAGGACAAGATCACGGTGTCGTCGGTCGCCATTGGCAAGGACGCCGACGCGCAGCTGATGTTCGACATCGCCAAGTGGGGACGCGGGCGCTTCTACTACACCGAGGACGACAGCACGATCCCGCGCATCTTCACCCTCGAGACCCAGCTCGCCTCGAAGGCCTCGCTTATCGAGCAGCCGTTCAAGCCGACGGTCGGCTCGCCCGCGCACGAGGCGATCCAGGACATCGACTGGAAGGAGGTGCCGCCGCTCGGCGGCTACGTCGCCACCTCGCTCAAGGGCAGCGCGGACATGGTGCTGATGACGCACCAGGAGGATCCGCTGCTCGCGACGTGGCGCTACGGGCTGGGGCGCAGCGCCGCCTTCACCTCGGACGCCAAGGCCAAGTGGGCGGTGCTGTGGATGCGCTGGAGCGGCTTCAACAAGTTCTGGTCCCAGCTCGTGCGCTGGACCTTGCGCACCGGCACCCGCAGCGACACGGTCGCCACCGTACAGCGGAACGACGAGAGGGGCGAGGTGCTGGTCGACGCGGTCGATCCCAAGGGCGAGTTCATCAACTTCCTCGACTCGCAGGTCGGCGTCGTCGCGCCCAACAAGCAGCGCACGGTCATCGAGCTCGAGCAGGTCGGGCCCGGCCGCTATCGCGGTCGGTTCCCTGCGGATCGCGAGGGGGTGTACCTGGTCGGGATGGCGCAGCGCCGCGGGGAGCAAATGGTGGGGTCCCAGCTCGCCGGACTAGTGGTACCGTACTCCCAGGAGTTCAAGGAGCTCGGGGTGGACGAGGTTCTGCTGCGGGAGCTGTCCGAGCTGACCGGCGGCGGCATGCTCGCCCAGCCGCGCGACGCCTTCCTGCAGGCCCGGCGGCGCTCGCGGCTGACCCTGGACCTCTGGCCCTGGCTGGTCGGACTCGTGGCGGTGATGCTGATCCCGGAGATCGCGCTGCGCCGTGTCGGTCCCGGCTTCGTCGGCCGGCTCGCCGAGCGTTTTCCGCGGCTCCGGAGGCAAGGAGGACCCGGACATGGCACTCCGCGGGACTCGGTCTAGCTGGCCCACGCTCGCCGGCGTTCTGGCCGTCTTACTGCTGAGCGCGGCCCCCGCCGCGGCGAAGTCACGCAGCGTGGTCATCCTGCCGTTCGCCCCGCTGGAGCTCGGGCGCGAAGAGCAGTGGCTGGGGGAGGGCGTGGCCGAGAGCCTGCGCCTGTCCCTCGCCCAGCTGCCGTCGTTCGTCCTGATCGAGCGTGGCCGGCTCCGGAGCGCGACGCAGCCCGAGGCCTGGGACGATGCGGCTGCGCTCGGCGCCGCCCGCGCTCTCAACGCCGACCTCGCCCTCTACGGCGAGGTCCGCCGTAGCTCGGGCGAGCTCTCGATCCAGCCGCGGCTGGTGGAGCTCGCCGGCGGCAACCCCACGCGCACCAACCTGGACCCGATCGTGGTGCCCGAGGGCAAGCTGATGGAGCGGCTGCGGCCGCTGCCCCTCGCGTACGCGAAGGCCATGAAGATCACGGCGAGCGACGCCGAGGCCGCCCGCATGCAGAAGTTCGCGGCCCCGACCGCGTCCACCCGAGCCTACGAGGCCTACATCAAGGGGCAGATTGCCAGCTACCGGAACAACCAGGAGGGCAACGAGACCGCAGTCGAGCTGCTGGGGCGCGCGGTGGAGCTGGATCCGCAGTTCGTCGTCGCCCAGTACGCCCTCGGTGTCGTGCACCAGACGCTCGGGAACCGCTGGAAGGCCGCGGCGCAGTTCCGTGCCTCGACCCAGCTCGACCCCGCCTACCCCGAGCCCTACAAGGCGCTCGGTGATCTCTTTCTCACCGCGCCGCGCCGGCTCTTCGATCAGGCCATCGAGGCGTACGCGAAGGCGCTCGAGCTTCGCCCGTTCTACGCGGATGCCTACGCGGGACTGGGCGACGCCAACGCGGCCAAGGGAGACATCGACGGGGCGGTGAACGCCTACCAGAAGGCGCTCGCCAACAACCCATACAACCCGCGCGTGCACGTGAGCCTCGGCAAGATCTACTACGGCGAGAAGCAGCTCTACTACGAGGCGGTGAACTCGTACAAGAAGGCCATCGAGCTCGATCCTCGCTACGTGGAGGCGCGCCTGGGCCTCGCCGAGGTCTACGAGGAGAAGGGACTCTACCAGGACGCGATCGGCGAGTACAAGAAGGTGGTCGAGCAGGACGACAAGCACACCGGCGCGCTCTACAACATGGCGCTGGTGTACGAGAAGGTGGATCCGCGCGAGGCCATCGCGCTCTGGGAGCGCTACATCAAGCTCGCCAGCGCGCTCCCCACCGAGAAGGACTGGGTGGACGTCGCCGTCCTCCACCTCCGCAAGCTGAAGAGCCAGTACAAGGACTGAGAGCGCCGCGCTCACGCGCGGCTCTTCTCCTCGGCCTCCGCGGTGGCCGACGCGCTTTGGCCCGCCTCGCGCCCGTCGGCGAAGCCCAGATCGATGACCCGGAACGGCTGCTCGGGCGAGGCCGCCCGCAGCAGCGGATAACAGACGTTGTAGACGGGGGCCCCGGACTGGGTCCGCCCCTCCGGGGATCCGTGATGGGCGTGTCCGTGCACGGTGACCGCCACCGAGTAGCGGACAAGCGGCTCCTCCAGCCGGCTGGACCCCAGGAACGGGAAGATCTCGGGTGGCTCGCCCTCCACCGTCTCGCGCACCGGCGCATAGTGGAGCACCGCGACCCGCGTGGGTGTCCGGAGCCGCGCGAGGGCGGTCTCGAGCTTGAGCGCCTCCGCCACCGCCTCGTGCACGAGGCGCTTCATGATGTCCTCGCCCCACGGCTGCA is part of the Candidatus Methylomirabilota bacterium genome and encodes:
- a CDS encoding DUF58 domain-containing protein; this encodes MPTTARGQELLSPDFLAQLERLALLSRRAFRGRVKGERRSPRKGISVEFSDYRPYGLGDDLRYVDWNIYGRLDRLYVKLFVDEEDLCLNLLLDASASMGFGSPSKLAYGAKLAAGLGFVGLVNLERVGVGMVRERLADGVGPSRGRSQILPLMDFLSRARPGGGTSLNEALGAWGLRTREPGLAVLISDLMDPAGYERGLKSLLEHRHDLHVIHLLAAEEMNPVWGGDLRLEDVESGETRDLTLDAEAMRVYRGRLREFLERAEGFCRANEIGYHRVVTDTPVEEFMLRQLKGFLVG
- a CDS encoding VWA domain-containing protein, with protein sequence MSFLSPLSFLLATLAVPLLLLYFLKVRRRQQMVSSLLLWDSSLRDREASAFFQRLQRDPLMLLQILALLALTLALARPAVTVSGYGAKKVVVVLDASASMKATDVSPSRFVRAQREALGLVSRLGEGAEVMVIEADVQPKVLVPFTRDRDQVVSGLRGAQAHDLPNRLGDAIRTARALVGPDSRAEIHVFTDGSHPDATKGQADDVRVRWVGVGQRGRNVAITNLAIRRNYFGTFDSQAFLSVVNFSDESQTLSFTLHIDSDLIAEKSLTLEPNVRRAVVLPFSHSGGGVVRARLNVSDDLEADNVAYAVIPPPRDIAVLLVSPGNLFLEKVLKSDPQVKLEVRTPDAYQGGMEGFDVVVVDGQSPPRIGSGRFVLVNTAPPDVPIEVLGRLESPVIMDWDRTHPIMRQIDFAKVAIEEAMRVRPLAPGKTLVEAVGGPLIYLLEERDRKAVFFGFDLFRTDFPLRVAFPLMLSKSLRWLHPAGLDQSSLQLATGKPILLPVEHGVTSASVTTPSGRVVSAQVARGLASFTETDEVGVYRIATSRGETKVAVNIASAEESDLTPRPVPAFVEGARPDVPPVPVQREIWPYFVLFALLIFALEGFLYWRRQTGGQYGLPSTTGDRWALGLRCALLALLIIALARPTIPRWVDRLNVLFLLDVSDSVSLAARENAFRFAAQATQSLQSGDQSGLIVFGQEAVVDQPLRPSPRLDRPQVQVGGRGTNLAQALQLALATAPPGHANRFVLLTDGRQNAGNALAVAQAAKDAGADIYYVPAPLDFKQEVVVESMVLPTEVKFGEPFQAKVVAWSQSDTQGRLSLFRNGEFLGSQVVRLSAGKNVYTYKQSLEQSGIHVYQASIDVEGDTIEENNRSVGTVVVRGRPLVLLAEKDRAQAQTLAAVLRAQHVDVEVVEAERIPKELAGLQKYDGVILSNVSSLKMTKKQMENIRDYVRDQGGGLIMLGGEESFGLGGYYRTPVEEALPVTMEVKQKLEIPSLAVVLSIDRSGSMAMTTDSKVTKLDIAKEASHLVVDLLDERNEVGVMSWDTEFIWDSPVRSAKDKQAIHNAIATIKAGGGTDGYPALKESYQVLFERPALLKHVIFLSDGQMTRGDFAGLIRRMAKDKITVSSVAIGKDADAQLMFDIAKWGRGRFYYTEDDSTIPRIFTLETQLASKASLIEQPFKPTVGSPAHEAIQDIDWKEVPPLGGYVATSLKGSADMVLMTHQEDPLLATWRYGLGRSAAFTSDAKAKWAVLWMRWSGFNKFWSQLVRWTLRTGTRSDTVATVQRNDERGEVLVDAVDPKGEFINFLDSQVGVVAPNKQRTVIELEQVGPGRYRGRFPADREGVYLVGMAQRRGEQMVGSQLAGLVVPYSQEFKELGVDEVLLRELSELTGGGMLAQPRDAFLQARRRSRLTLDLWPWLVGLVAVMLIPEIALRRVGPGFVGRLAERFPRLRRQGGPGHGTPRDSV
- a CDS encoding tetratricopeptide repeat protein, which translates into the protein MALRGTRSSWPTLAGVLAVLLLSAAPAAAKSRSVVILPFAPLELGREEQWLGEGVAESLRLSLAQLPSFVLIERGRLRSATQPEAWDDAAALGAARALNADLALYGEVRRSSGELSIQPRLVELAGGNPTRTNLDPIVVPEGKLMERLRPLPLAYAKAMKITASDAEAARMQKFAAPTASTRAYEAYIKGQIASYRNNQEGNETAVELLGRAVELDPQFVVAQYALGVVHQTLGNRWKAAAQFRASTQLDPAYPEPYKALGDLFLTAPRRLFDQAIEAYAKALELRPFYADAYAGLGDANAAKGDIDGAVNAYQKALANNPYNPRVHVSLGKIYYGEKQLYYEAVNSYKKAIELDPRYVEARLGLAEVYEEKGLYQDAIGEYKKVVEQDDKHTGALYNMALVYEKVDPREAIALWERYIKLASALPTEKDWVDVAVLHLRKLKSQYKD
- a CDS encoding metallophosphoesterase, whose translation is MRIAAVGDLHCGASAQGAFESLFAAMSRAADALVLAGDLTDLGLPEEAQTLARELRTASPTPVLAVLGNHDFESGAADKVRMILEEAGVIVLDGTSHVVGDVGFAGVKGLGGGFGQRALQPWGEDIMKRLVHEAVAEALKLETALARLRTPTRVAVLHYAPVRETVEGEPPEIFPFLGSSRLEEPLVRYSVAVTVHGHAHHGSPEGRTQSGAPVYNVCYPLLRAASPEQPFRVIDLGFADGREAGQSASATAEAEEKSRA